In one Mesorhizobium australicum genomic region, the following are encoded:
- a CDS encoding AI-2E family transporter has translation MPAAAQLAVNEEIADAVLAGAFRRQIAFWAGAFALLVAFLYMFSSILLPFAAGMVLAYFLDPVADRLEAWFGSRLVAAIVILLGFIVALVLALMVIVPILATQGADLIAKMPEYLARLQTLITSIDPEWLKERFGVDAGNLRSALSSLVSQGAGFVTTIFESILSSGLALVNVAGLVVITPVVAFYMLVDWDRMVATVDGWVPRDHVATVRAIANDINASTAGFVRGQGTLCLVLGIMYAVGLTIAGLNFGLLIGLFAGLISFIPYVGSLVGLVLAVGVALVQFWPDWIMVAAVAGIFFLGQFIEGNILQPKLVGNSVGLHPVWLMFALLAFGSLFGFVGLLIAVPAAAAVAVLVRFALGRYLESPLYRGHGPDAPLA, from the coding sequence ATGCCGGCCGCGGCGCAGCTCGCAGTGAACGAGGAGATCGCGGACGCGGTGCTGGCCGGCGCGTTCCGGCGCCAGATCGCCTTTTGGGCCGGCGCCTTCGCGCTGCTCGTCGCCTTCCTCTACATGTTCTCGTCGATCTTGCTGCCGTTTGCGGCCGGAATGGTGTTGGCCTATTTCCTCGATCCGGTCGCGGACCGGCTGGAGGCCTGGTTCGGCTCCCGGCTGGTGGCGGCCATCGTCATCCTGCTTGGCTTCATCGTCGCGCTCGTGCTGGCGCTGATGGTGATCGTGCCGATCTTGGCGACGCAGGGCGCGGACCTGATCGCCAAGATGCCGGAATATCTGGCGCGGCTCCAGACACTGATCACCAGCATCGACCCGGAATGGCTGAAGGAGCGCTTCGGGGTCGACGCGGGCAACCTGCGCAGTGCGCTGTCCTCGCTCGTTTCGCAAGGCGCGGGCTTCGTCACCACCATCTTCGAATCGATCCTGAGCTCGGGTCTGGCGCTGGTGAACGTGGCCGGGCTGGTGGTCATCACCCCCGTCGTTGCCTTCTATATGCTGGTCGACTGGGACCGCATGGTCGCAACGGTGGACGGCTGGGTGCCGCGCGACCATGTCGCGACCGTTCGTGCCATCGCCAACGACATCAACGCGTCGACCGCCGGCTTCGTGCGCGGGCAGGGCACGCTCTGCCTGGTTCTGGGCATCATGTATGCTGTGGGGCTGACCATCGCCGGATTGAACTTCGGCCTGCTGATCGGCCTGTTCGCCGGATTGATCTCGTTCATCCCCTATGTCGGCTCGCTCGTCGGGCTGGTGCTGGCGGTCGGCGTGGCGCTGGTGCAGTTCTGGCCGGACTGGATCATGGTTGCGGCGGTGGCCGGCATCTTCTTCCTCGGCCAGTTCATAGAAGGCAACATCCTGCAGCCAAAGCTCGTGGGCAACAGCGTCGGGCTGCATCCTGTATGGCTGATGTTCGCCCTGCTCGCCTTCGGCTCGCTGTTCGGCTTCGTCGGCCTGCTGATCGCCGTTCCGGCCGCCGCCGCCGTTGCTGTCCTCGTCCGCTTCGCGCTCGGCCGCTACCTCGAGTCTCCTCTCTACCGGGGACACGGGCCGGACGCACCGCTGGCCTGA
- the hdaA gene encoding DnaA regulatory inactivator HdaA yields MQDQRPPAQLPLDLTSGPGLSRDELVVTGANTAATTLVDRWPDWPTPVVVLAGPAGAGKSHLASIWSEAAAARSTEPGLIDPDVVSFAASGGAVLIDGVEGDVDETGLFHLINAAREGGGHVLLTSRRFPAAWGVRLADLASRLKAATIVEIEEPDDLLLTAVVTKLFADRQVQVEPHVVTYIVNRIERSLSTAMVVVERLDQAALSRKTRITRALAADIIGAAESGQEKLDL; encoded by the coding sequence ATGCAGGACCAGCGGCCCCCCGCGCAGCTTCCGCTCGACCTGACGAGCGGCCCCGGCCTGTCGCGCGACGAACTCGTCGTCACCGGCGCGAACACCGCGGCGACGACGCTGGTCGACCGTTGGCCGGACTGGCCGACGCCCGTTGTGGTGCTGGCAGGTCCCGCGGGGGCCGGAAAGTCGCATCTCGCGTCAATCTGGTCGGAGGCTGCGGCCGCGCGTTCAACCGAACCCGGCCTGATCGATCCCGATGTCGTCTCCTTCGCTGCCTCCGGTGGCGCGGTGCTGATCGATGGCGTCGAGGGGGACGTCGACGAGACCGGCCTCTTCCATCTGATCAACGCGGCGCGGGAAGGGGGAGGGCACGTTCTCCTGACCTCGCGCCGGTTTCCCGCCGCCTGGGGCGTGCGCTTGGCCGACCTTGCATCGCGGCTGAAAGCGGCGACGATCGTCGAGATCGAGGAGCCGGACGACCTGCTGCTGACGGCAGTGGTGACCAAGCTTTTCGCCGACCGGCAGGTACAGGTCGAGCCGCATGTCGTGACCTATATCGTCAACCGCATCGAGCGGTCGCTGTCGACCGCGATGGTCGTGGTGGAGCGGCTCGATCAGGCCGCGCTGTCCCGCAAGACCCGGATCACGCGCGCCTTGGCGGCCGACATCATCGGTGCCGCCGAGAGCGGGCAGGAGAAGCTGGATTTATAA
- a CDS encoding ETC complex I subunit has translation MSARIYSPAKTAMQSGKAKTGHWVLDFDPEQPRKIDPLMGYTTSGDMKSQIRLTFETKEEAIAYAEKHGIDYRVQEPKDAKRRQISYSDNFRYDRKVPWTH, from the coding sequence ATGTCCGCGAGAATCTATAGCCCCGCGAAAACCGCGATGCAGTCCGGCAAGGCCAAGACCGGCCATTGGGTACTGGACTTCGACCCCGAACAGCCGCGCAAGATCGACCCCTTGATGGGTTACACCACATCCGGCGACATGAAGAGCCAGATCCGGCTGACCTTCGAGACGAAGGAAGAGGCGATCGCCTATGCCGAGAAGCACGGCATCGACTACCGCGTACAGGAGCCGAAGGACGCCAAGCGCCGGCAGATTTCCTATTCCGACAATTTCCGCTATGACCGCAAGGTGCCGTGGACGCACTAG
- a CDS encoding cystathionine beta-lyase has protein sequence MAGKTDGFGVNTRLAHIGNDPRDFHGFVNPPVVHASTVLFPDARTMATRGQKYTYGTRGTPTTDALATAIDHLEGSAGTIVVPSGLAAVTVPLLGFVAAGDHVLITDSVYRPTRHFADTMLKRLGVEVEYYDPLVGAGLAALMKPNTRVVFTESPGSNTFEIQDIPAIAKAAHAGGAVVMMDNTWATPLYLRPLDHGVDISIHAATKYPAGHSDVLLGTVSANAACWPKLSEAFNTLGCCAGPDDVYQVLRGLRTMGVRLAHHQQSALDIARWLEGQNGVARVLHPALESFPGHALWKRDFSGASGIFSVVLAGGGEKQAHAFLDALQIFGLGYSWGGYESLAVPVFLGDRVIAKGPYEGPVMRLQIGLEDVKDLKADISRGLSAAAAA, from the coding sequence ATGGCAGGCAAGACGGACGGATTCGGGGTCAACACGAGGCTTGCGCATATCGGCAACGACCCGCGCGACTTCCACGGCTTCGTCAACCCGCCGGTGGTCCACGCTTCCACGGTCCTGTTTCCGGACGCCCGCACGATGGCGACGCGCGGGCAGAAATACACCTACGGCACCCGCGGCACTCCGACAACGGACGCGCTCGCGACGGCGATCGACCACCTCGAAGGCTCGGCCGGCACGATCGTCGTGCCCTCGGGCCTCGCGGCGGTCACCGTGCCGCTGCTGGGCTTCGTCGCGGCGGGCGACCACGTGCTCATCACCGATTCCGTCTACCGTCCGACCCGGCATTTCGCCGATACGATGCTCAAGCGCCTTGGCGTCGAGGTGGAATATTACGACCCGCTGGTCGGAGCCGGTCTCGCGGCCCTGATGAAGCCGAACACAAGGGTTGTCTTCACCGAATCTCCCGGCTCGAATACGTTCGAGATCCAGGACATCCCCGCCATCGCCAAGGCCGCGCATGCGGGCGGTGCCGTCGTGATGATGGACAACACCTGGGCGACCCCGCTCTACCTGCGCCCACTAGACCATGGTGTCGACATCTCAATCCACGCCGCCACGAAATATCCCGCCGGCCATTCCGACGTGCTGCTCGGGACAGTGTCGGCGAACGCAGCCTGCTGGCCGAAGCTTTCCGAGGCCTTCAACACGCTCGGCTGCTGCGCCGGCCCCGACGACGTCTACCAGGTGCTGCGCGGCTTGCGCACGATGGGGGTCAGGCTTGCGCATCACCAGCAGAGCGCGCTCGACATCGCCCGCTGGCTTGAAGGGCAGAACGGCGTCGCGCGTGTATTGCACCCCGCACTCGAGAGCTTCCCCGGCCATGCGCTCTGGAAGCGCGATTTCTCCGGCGCGAGCGGTATCTTCTCGGTCGTGCTCGCGGGCGGCGGCGAGAAACAGGCGCATGCCTTCCTCGACGCGCTCCAGATCTTCGGCCTCGGCTATTCCTGGGGCGGTTACGAAAGCCTCGCCGTGCCGGTCTTCCTCGGCGATCGAGTCATCGCCAAGGGTCCCTACGAAGGCCCGGTCATGCGCCTGCAGATCGGCCTTGAAGACGTCAAGGATCTTAAGGCCGACATTTCCCGCGGCCTCTCGGCGGCAGCGGCCGCCTGA
- a CDS encoding amino acid ABC transporter substrate-binding protein has protein sequence MTSKILLGLAGAAVFALSAAGASAATLDDVKARGVLKCGVNTGLAGFAAPNDKGEYSGFDVDYCKAIAAAIFNDTSKVEYTGTSAKDRFEVLANGTVDVLVRNTTWTLSRDTSLKFNFAGVNYYDGQGFMINTKKVPGVNSALQLSGAAVCVQTGTTTELNLADYFRANKMEYNPVVFEKLEEVNAAYDSGRCDVYTTDQSGLYAIRLQLSAPGDHMVLPEIISKEPLGPLVRQGDDQWFDLVKWVSNALVITEELGITQANVEEMKGSDNPEIKRVLGMEANAKFGADLGLGEDWVVNIVKGVGNYGEIFEKNIGTESPLKIQRGLNALWSKGGLQYAPPIR, from the coding sequence ATGACTAGCAAGATTCTCCTGGGACTCGCCGGCGCGGCCGTTTTCGCGCTGTCGGCAGCCGGTGCATCCGCCGCCACGCTCGATGACGTTAAGGCCCGCGGTGTGCTGAAATGCGGTGTCAACACCGGCCTCGCCGGCTTCGCCGCGCCGAACGACAAGGGCGAGTATTCCGGCTTCGACGTCGACTACTGCAAGGCGATCGCCGCGGCGATCTTCAACGATACCTCTAAGGTCGAATATACCGGGACGAGCGCAAAGGACCGTTTCGAAGTGCTGGCGAACGGCACCGTCGACGTCCTGGTACGCAACACCACCTGGACGCTGAGCCGCGACACCTCGCTGAAGTTCAACTTCGCGGGCGTCAACTACTATGACGGCCAGGGCTTCATGATCAACACGAAGAAGGTACCGGGCGTGAACTCGGCGCTGCAGCTCTCGGGCGCCGCGGTCTGCGTGCAGACCGGCACGACGACGGAGCTGAACCTCGCCGACTACTTCCGCGCCAACAAGATGGAATACAATCCGGTCGTCTTCGAGAAGCTCGAAGAGGTCAACGCGGCGTACGATTCCGGCCGCTGCGATGTCTACACCACCGACCAGTCCGGCCTCTATGCCATCCGCCTGCAGCTGAGCGCGCCTGGCGACCACATGGTGCTGCCCGAGATCATCTCGAAGGAGCCGCTCGGACCGCTGGTGCGTCAAGGCGACGACCAATGGTTCGACCTCGTGAAGTGGGTCTCGAACGCCCTGGTTATCACCGAGGAGCTCGGCATCACCCAGGCGAACGTCGAGGAGATGAAGGGCTCCGACAACCCCGAGATCAAGCGCGTGCTGGGCATGGAAGCCAACGCCAAGTTCGGCGCCGATCTCGGCCTCGGCGAGGACTGGGTCGTCAACATCGTCAAGGGCGTCGGCAATTACGGCGAGATCTTCGAGAAGAACATCGGCACCGAAAGCCCGCTCAAGATCCAGCGCGGCCTGAACGCTCTCTGGTCGAAGGGCGGCCTCCAGTACGCACCGCCCATTCGCTGA
- a CDS encoding amino acid ABC transporter permease: MANEQVLRSDGAPRVPLIYNPVVRGIAFQIFAFVALFALIVWIVNNTQENLRRIGRTISFDFLNERAGFDIGQSLIAYTADSSYSTALVVGFLNTILIALVGIVTATIVGFVIGIGRLSRNWLIRSLCTVYVEVFRNIPPLLVIFFWYLGVLAILPQPRDAFNLPFGALLSNRGLTIPTVVWGQGAWLVGVAFLVAIAMCFFVANRAKARQMATGQRFPVFWTSVGLLIGLPLIALAAAGFPISFDVPVLGAFQARGGMMIGPEFLALYLSLSLYTASFIAEIVRAGIKGVGRGQTEAAHALGLRSGTTTRLVVIPQALRIIVPPLTSQYLNLTKNSSLAIAVGYPDLVSVGGTILNKSGNSIQIVAIWMVVYLTISLAMSFFMNWFNARVRLVER; the protein is encoded by the coding sequence ATGGCGAACGAACAGGTATTGCGCAGCGACGGTGCGCCACGGGTTCCTTTAATCTACAATCCCGTCGTCCGCGGGATCGCCTTCCAGATCTTCGCCTTCGTCGCGCTGTTCGCGCTGATCGTGTGGATCGTCAACAACACGCAGGAAAACCTGCGCCGCATCGGCCGCACCATCTCGTTCGATTTCCTGAACGAGCGCGCCGGTTTCGACATCGGCCAGTCGCTCATCGCCTACACGGCGGACTCCAGCTACTCGACCGCGCTTGTCGTCGGCTTCCTGAACACAATCCTCATCGCGCTCGTCGGCATCGTGACGGCGACGATCGTGGGGTTCGTCATCGGCATCGGCCGCCTGTCGCGCAACTGGCTGATCCGCAGCCTGTGCACGGTCTATGTCGAGGTGTTCCGCAACATACCGCCGCTGCTCGTCATCTTCTTCTGGTATCTCGGCGTGCTGGCGATCCTGCCGCAGCCGCGCGACGCGTTTAACCTTCCCTTCGGCGCGCTGCTCTCCAATCGCGGCCTTACCATCCCGACAGTCGTCTGGGGGCAGGGCGCATGGCTCGTCGGTGTTGCCTTCCTGGTCGCGATCGCCATGTGCTTCTTCGTCGCCAACCGCGCGAAGGCGCGGCAGATGGCGACCGGCCAGCGCTTCCCGGTGTTCTGGACCTCTGTCGGACTGCTGATCGGTCTGCCGCTCATCGCGCTCGCCGCGGCAGGCTTTCCGATCTCCTTCGACGTGCCCGTGCTGGGGGCCTTTCAGGCGCGTGGCGGCATGATGATCGGGCCGGAGTTTCTTGCGCTCTATCTGTCGCTGTCGCTCTATACCGCCTCGTTCATCGCCGAGATCGTGCGTGCGGGCATCAAGGGGGTCGGACGCGGCCAGACGGAGGCAGCGCATGCGCTCGGCCTGCGGTCCGGCACCACGACCCGCCTCGTCGTCATCCCACAGGCGCTGCGCATCATCGTTCCCCCGCTGACCAGCCAGTACCTCAACCTGACGAAGAACTCGTCGCTGGCGATCGCCGTTGGCTATCCGGACCTCGTCTCGGTCGGTGGAACGATCCTGAACAAGAGCGGCAACTCGATCCAGATCGTTGCGATCTGGATGGTGGTCTACCTCACCATAAGCCTTGCCATGTCGTTCTTCATGAACTGGTTCAACGCCCGCGTGCGGCTGGTCGAGCGCTGA
- a CDS encoding amino acid ABC transporter permease, translated as MQENQIAYVRQDMELPQAAPAGQKGIVHWARTNLFATPSDTVLTLIALAVLAWFVPPVVRWLFIDAQWTGDNRTFCATVSQGGIQPDGWSGACWNFVMNKFGQFMFNTYPIDERWRPTLCAVLLVALLVPFLTPRAPYKTANAIGLFVVLPIIGYILLPGGWFGLRYVPTREWGGFMVTIILSYVGIVVSLPVGVLLALGRRSTLPVIKALCVVFIEVVRGVPLITVLFMATKMLPLFMPNNAKIDDFLCVLIGVAVFASAYMAEVIRGGLQAIPKGQFEGADSLGLSYPQKMRLIILPQALKLVIPGIVNTFIGLFKDTSLVYIVNMFDLLGAVRRNFSDANWITPQTPLTGLIFAGFVFWIFCFGMSRYSIYMERRLDTGYRR; from the coding sequence ATGCAGGAAAACCAGATCGCCTATGTGCGGCAGGACATGGAACTGCCCCAGGCTGCTCCCGCCGGCCAGAAGGGTATTGTACACTGGGCACGTACCAATCTGTTCGCCACGCCCAGCGACACCGTACTGACGCTGATCGCGCTCGCGGTCCTTGCCTGGTTTGTGCCGCCAGTGGTTCGCTGGCTGTTCATCGACGCGCAGTGGACGGGCGACAACCGGACCTTCTGTGCCACGGTCTCGCAGGGAGGCATCCAGCCCGATGGCTGGTCGGGCGCGTGCTGGAACTTCGTGATGAACAAGTTCGGGCAGTTCATGTTCAACACCTACCCGATCGACGAACGCTGGCGGCCGACACTGTGCGCCGTGCTCCTGGTGGCGCTGCTGGTGCCGTTCCTGACCCCGCGCGCGCCCTACAAGACGGCCAACGCCATCGGCCTGTTCGTCGTGCTGCCGATCATCGGATACATCCTCTTGCCCGGCGGCTGGTTCGGCCTGCGCTACGTGCCGACCCGCGAGTGGGGCGGATTCATGGTGACGATCATCCTGTCCTATGTCGGCATCGTGGTGTCGCTGCCGGTCGGCGTGCTGCTTGCGCTCGGCCGACGGTCCACCCTGCCGGTCATCAAGGCGTTGTGCGTCGTCTTCATCGAGGTGGTGCGCGGCGTGCCGCTGATCACGGTTCTGTTCATGGCGACGAAGATGCTGCCGCTCTTCATGCCGAACAACGCCAAGATCGACGACTTCCTGTGCGTGTTGATCGGCGTGGCGGTCTTCGCGTCTGCCTATATGGCGGAGGTGATCCGCGGCGGCCTGCAGGCGATCCCGAAGGGCCAGTTCGAGGGCGCGGATTCGCTCGGGCTGTCCTATCCGCAGAAGATGCGGCTGATCATCCTGCCTCAGGCACTGAAGCTGGTGATCCCGGGCATCGTCAACACCTTCATCGGCCTCTTCAAGGACACCAGCCTGGTCTACATCGTCAACATGTTCGACCTTCTGGGCGCGGTACGCCGTAACTTCTCGGACGCGAACTGGATCACGCCGCAGACGCCGCTCACGGGCCTCATCTTCGCGGGCTTCGTGTTCTGGATCTTCTGCTTCGGCATGTCGCGCTATTCGATCTACATGGAACGCCGGCTCGACACCGGCTACAGAAGATAG
- a CDS encoding amino acid ABC transporter ATP-binding protein has translation MASENAVSAEELEVDRSKMQVSSTEVAVEIVGMHKWYGDFHVLKDINLKVMRGERIVICGPSGSGKSTLIRCINRLEEHQKGKIVVDGKELTNDLKKIDEVRREVGMVFQHFNLFPHLTILENCTLAPIWVRKIPKKQAEETAMHFLRRVKIPEQANKYPGQLSGGQQQRVAIARSLCMNPRIMLFDEPTSALDPEMIKEVLETMVGLAEEGMTMLCVTHEMGFARKVANRVIFMDQGQIVEQNTPAEFFDHPRHERTKLFLSQILH, from the coding sequence ATGGCCAGCGAGAACGCCGTTTCGGCAGAAGAGCTCGAGGTCGACCGCTCCAAGATGCAGGTCTCCTCGACGGAGGTCGCCGTCGAGATCGTCGGCATGCACAAATGGTATGGCGACTTCCACGTGCTCAAGGACATCAACCTCAAGGTCATGCGTGGCGAGCGCATCGTCATCTGCGGTCCGTCCGGCTCGGGCAAGTCGACGCTGATCCGCTGCATCAACCGGCTGGAGGAGCACCAGAAAGGCAAGATCGTCGTCGACGGCAAGGAACTGACCAACGACCTGAAGAAGATCGACGAGGTGCGTCGCGAGGTCGGAATGGTGTTCCAGCACTTCAACCTTTTCCCGCACCTGACGATCCTGGAGAACTGCACGCTGGCGCCGATCTGGGTGCGGAAAATCCCGAAGAAGCAGGCCGAGGAGACGGCCATGCACTTCCTGCGCCGAGTGAAAATTCCCGAGCAGGCCAACAAGTATCCGGGACAGCTGTCGGGCGGCCAGCAGCAGCGCGTGGCGATCGCCCGCTCTCTCTGCATGAACCCGCGCATCATGCTGTTTGATGAGCCGACCTCGGCGCTCGATCCGGAAATGATCAAGGAAGTGCTGGAGACGATGGTGGGCTTGGCCGAGGAAGGCATGACGATGCTGTGCGTCACCCACGAGATGGGTTTCGCGCGAAAAGTCGCCAACCGGGTGATCTTCATGGACCAGGGCCAGATCGTCGAGCAGAATACGCCCGCCGAATTCTTCGACCATCCGCGCCATGAGCGGACGAAGCTGTTCTTGAGCCAGATTCTTCACTGA
- a CDS encoding TIGR02117 family protein — protein MRRRLVVALVLVVLAPFAGAIVPRPLLTSAAAGREAPRRILVLSNPIHTDIALPADPDVIERLGFLSSSGLPLSDPAVKWLVVGWGGRSFYLETPTWSDLKPGPVLRALTADSSAMHVAIAGEIDQTIEGVIPIDLSEAAFADMVSASLDGFARDADGEPILIEGRSYGPYDRFYEGIGTFNAVVGCNTWTGAVLRRAGLRTGWWNPLPQSLAWSLRTFNDLPGMAATARDGRR, from the coding sequence ATGCGTCGGCGCCTGGTCGTCGCGCTCGTGCTGGTGGTGTTGGCGCCATTCGCGGGAGCGATCGTGCCGCGACCGCTGCTCACTTCGGCAGCGGCGGGCCGCGAAGCTCCGAGGCGCATCCTCGTGCTCTCCAACCCGATCCACACCGACATCGCGCTTCCTGCCGATCCGGACGTCATCGAGAGACTGGGCTTTCTCTCCTCTTCCGGGCTTCCCCTGTCGGATCCGGCCGTCAAATGGCTCGTCGTAGGATGGGGCGGTCGTTCCTTCTATCTTGAGACCCCGACCTGGTCTGATCTGAAGCCCGGCCCTGTGCTGCGCGCACTCACGGCGGACAGCTCGGCGATGCATGTCGCGATCGCGGGCGAGATCGACCAGACGATAGAGGGCGTCATCCCGATCGATCTGAGCGAGGCGGCGTTCGCTGACATGGTAAGCGCGTCCCTGGATGGTTTTGCGCGCGACGCGGACGGCGAACCCATCCTGATCGAGGGCCGCTCCTACGGCCCTTATGATCGCTTCTACGAAGGCATAGGCACCTTTAACGCCGTCGTCGGCTGCAACACCTGGACCGGCGCGGTGCTCAGGCGGGCGGGGCTTCGAACCGGTTGGTGGAATCCGTTGCCGCAGAGCCTCGCTTGGTCGCTGCGGACGTTCAACGATCTCCCAGGAATGGCGGCTACGGCGCGAGACGGGCGGCGTTGA
- a CDS encoding FAD-dependent monooxygenase, translated as MAHGATPRSRQVVIAGGGIAGLTAAIAFASKGFAVRLFERAAELQEVGAGLQLSPNATRILSRFGVLDRLRGASIRPEAVILRRAADLREIARVPLGERATARWKSPYLVLHRADLHAALLAVASHMPDVEIATGAPVTDAAIHARGVTVAVEQARGLREVDALLLVAADGVWSGLRRLVGSAGVSAFSGRIAWRATVRADGDAVAMLSEHLRRDSVSAFLHPRAHLIAYPVRGGSAINLAAFTRGASPDMSWSRSRDARPLVAALQGASGSLTAFLQAIASWTVWPIHTVDPGSPWANPGGAVLIGDAAHAMTPFAAQGAAAAIEDAYVLAATVADQPDDIGAALRRYEKIRRPRVAAVARRGAFNAFTWHAGGPIGLGRDLVLGLLPSAKLAADLDWLYGWDADKALDATPPSAVRSAFR; from the coding sequence ATGGCCCACGGCGCGACGCCGCGCTCGCGGCAGGTCGTCATCGCAGGCGGCGGCATCGCCGGCCTGACCGCGGCGATCGCCTTCGCGTCCAAAGGATTTGCGGTACGGCTCTTCGAGCGCGCGGCCGAGCTGCAGGAGGTTGGCGCCGGGCTGCAGCTTTCGCCGAACGCGACGCGCATCCTCTCCCGCTTCGGCGTGCTGGACCGGCTGCGCGGCGCCTCCATCCGGCCGGAAGCTGTCATCTTGCGGCGCGCGGCGGATCTGCGCGAGATCGCGCGTGTCCCGCTCGGCGAACGGGCGACGGCGCGCTGGAAAAGCCCTTATCTCGTGCTCCACCGGGCCGATCTCCATGCCGCCCTCCTCGCCGTCGCCTCGCACATGCCGGACGTGGAGATCGCCACGGGCGCGCCCGTCACCGACGCCGCGATCCATGCGCGGGGCGTGACGGTCGCCGTCGAACAAGCGCGCGGCCTGCGTGAGGTTGACGCGCTTCTGCTGGTCGCGGCGGATGGCGTCTGGTCCGGCCTGCGTCGTCTCGTCGGCAGCGCCGGCGTTAGCGCCTTTTCGGGTAGGATCGCGTGGCGCGCGACGGTCCGCGCCGATGGCGACGCTGTCGCCATGCTGTCGGAGCATCTGCGGCGCGACAGCGTCAGTGCTTTTCTCCACCCGCGCGCGCATCTGATCGCTTATCCGGTCCGCGGCGGCAGCGCGATCAATCTCGCCGCCTTCACGCGAGGCGCGAGCCCAGACATGTCCTGGTCTCGGTCGCGCGACGCCCGGCCCCTTGTCGCGGCCCTGCAGGGGGCCTCCGGATCGCTCACAGCTTTCCTCCAGGCGATCGCTTCCTGGACGGTCTGGCCGATCCACACGGTCGATCCGGGCTCCCCCTGGGCGAATCCCGGCGGCGCGGTGCTGATCGGCGACGCGGCGCATGCGATGACGCCGTTCGCGGCCCAAGGTGCGGCCGCCGCGATCGAGGACGCCTATGTGCTCGCGGCAACGGTCGCCGACCAACCCGACGACATCGGCGCCGCACTCCGACGCTACGAGAAAATCCGCCGCCCGCGCGTCGCCGCGGTTGCCCGGCGCGGCGCGTTCAACGCCTTCACTTGGCATGCCGGCGGTCCGATCGGCCTCGGTCGCGATCTCGTGCTCGGCCTGTTGCCGTCCGCAAAGCTCGCTGCCGACCTCGACTGGCTCTATGGCTGGGATGCGGACAAGGCACTGGACGCCACTCCGCCCTCCGCGGTCCGTTCGGCTTTCCGCTGA
- a CDS encoding zinc-finger domain-containing protein has protein sequence MAGHGIPHFQNDAGYPTIAIGVTEFMCVGANPPFDHPHVFLDMGDDVEKVCPYCSTLYRLDPTLKETETSPAGCLYVPRAA, from the coding sequence ATGGCTGGCCACGGCATCCCTCATTTCCAGAACGACGCCGGATACCCGACGATCGCAATCGGCGTCACCGAGTTCATGTGCGTCGGCGCCAATCCGCCCTTCGATCATCCGCATGTCTTCCTCGACATGGGGGACGACGTCGAGAAGGTCTGCCCCTACTGCTCGACACTCTACCGGCTCGATCCGACGCTGAAAGAGACCGAAACGAGCCCGGCCGGCTGCCTCTACGTGCCGCGCGCGGCCTGA